The genomic interval AGTTCGGGTTCGCCTCAAGCGCAACCACGACATGACCCTGACCGGAAAACGGCATGGCTTTTTAGGGCAGTACAAAGTCGGGTTCACCCAGGACGGCAAGATCACCGCTCTGGAGGTCAACCTCTATGCCGATGGGGGCTGGAGTCTCGATCTCTCCCCACCCGTGCTGATGCGCGCCATGATGCATGTAGACAATGCCTACTACATTCCCCATGTCAAAGTTCAGGGACTGATCGTTAACACTAACAAAGTTTCCAACACTGCCTTTCGGGGGTTTGGTGGACCCCAGGGCATGATTGTGATCGAAGAAATTGTCGATCGGGTTGCCCGTGCCCTCGACCTGCCCCCCGAAGTGGTGCGGGAGCGTAACTTTTACCACGGCAGTGGCGAAACCAATACCACCCATTACGGGCAGGAACTTTACGACAACCGCCTCGATCGGGTCTGGAATGAGGCAAAAGCCAACGCCAATTTTGCGGAACGACAGGCGGCGATCGCAGCATTCAACCATGCCCATCCCAACCAGAAGCGGGGATTAGCGATTACCCCGGTCAAGTTCGGTATCTCCTTCAACAAAACGACCTACAACCAGGCAGGGGCTTTGATTCTGGTCTATACCGATGGCAGCATTCAACTGAACCACGGTGGTACGGAAATGGGGCAGGGACTGCACACCAAGATGCTGCAAGTGGCATCCAGGGCACTGGGGGTTAACCTCAGCCGCTTTCGGATGATGTCCACCAGTACCGATAAGGTGCCCAATACCTCCGCTACTGCTGCCTCCAGCGGTTCTGACCTGAATGGGCAGGCGGTTAAAGACGCCTGCGAAACGATTAAAGCGCGGCTTGCCCCTGTTGCTGCCAAAATGCTGAACCTGGATACTTCGGAAGACCTGGTGTTTGAGGCGGATTGGATTTTCTGCAAAACCTATCCCCGCGATCGCATCCCGTTTGAGGAGGTGGTTAAACAGGCATACGATGCCCGCATCAGCCTTTCCGCCACGGGCTATTACCGCACCCCCCACATTTACTGGGACCCCATCAC from Kovacikia minuta CCNUW1 carries:
- the xdhB gene encoding xanthine dehydrogenase molybdopterin binding subunit, translating into MGRITCYLETQASWVIPDGEGHYQVYSSTQHPTETQVILARILGVSSNQVVVTCLRMGGGFGGKESQANPYAAIAAIAAHKTGRPVRVRLKRNHDMTLTGKRHGFLGQYKVGFTQDGKITALEVNLYADGGWSLDLSPPVLMRAMMHVDNAYYIPHVKVQGLIVNTNKVSNTAFRGFGGPQGMIVIEEIVDRVARALDLPPEVVRERNFYHGSGETNTTHYGQELYDNRLDRVWNEAKANANFAERQAAIAAFNHAHPNQKRGLAITPVKFGISFNKTTYNQAGALILVYTDGSIQLNHGGTEMGQGLHTKMLQVASRALGVNLSRFRMMSTSTDKVPNTSATAASSGSDLNGQAVKDACETIKARLAPVAAKMLNLDTSEDLVFEADWIFCKTYPRDRIPFEEVVKQAYDARISLSATGYYRTPHIYWDPITGKGRPFYYFAYGAAVSEVEVDGFTGTFKLRQVDVVHDVGESLNPLVDQGQIEGAFVQGMGWLTMEELVWDAQGRLRTDAPSTYKIPTISEIPAHFSVQLLTRAAQDGVIYGSKAVGEPPFMLAMSVREAIRAAVAAFGKTDAVPLAAPATPEAILWAIEQVREASTQSTPMPDPQLSVL